A region of Alteromonadaceae bacterium 2753L.S.0a.02 DNA encodes the following proteins:
- a CDS encoding putative secreted protein (type I secretion substrate), with protein sequence MSVFNYAFDFGARSAAQAIASLPVTGAGTLSTQVKIFGWGATTIGAEAQAAAHGNSPAAAALAVLAGVAIVALLPEAAIVAGAGTVASYVLPALGGIITEAALTSILAGVFEVGLAGILGTVLQPQIESMLEYAFPQDNIVQLLPPYPLEVMDGFETAVTQGSPLVLDLDGNGIELAALNGTGSVYWDIDVDDFAEASGWISGGDGLLAIDINQDGIINNHTELFGDQTGSANGFAALAAYDSNSDGYITSADTQFSDLLVWVDINADGYSQADELHTLNDLNITSIDLGYSNVNYQISGNDILQESTFTIDGQTRTIVDAWFAYDNVNTEYIGDYTLDVRTLFLPTLRGYGELPDLHISMSLDNEGENSLLSLVQELAVQDSETIFSSDFNIYNTVKEILFKWAGVDVVDPISRGDYIDARNLEFIEKLAATNYLQQGIFPNPNMAASSVLMNVWDDAYDALSVRLLMQTSMADIFAEKPTYNFLSDDFDGSYEIDIDKIEDIVGANSTNQLELALVWKNIFNFIDVTQGLDNLTSSEETALDTAVQASDTSNSFNFDYFYDAVTSSTSVGTTSNDYLFVNEQRDNLQGGQGNDVLVTGQNSQQDLAGGEGNDTFIVTDNFGNGVGASVTTIREYANEGTDTIKFINGLTSEDIFTWIDGDGLNIQFGEGERNEILSVYGFLDTSGTGSDIGERIELIEFADSVTWDITQGVSQYDSDESHLLHGTKFGETMEGRGGADALYGWDGDDILDGGTGNDYVLGGSGNDHIIVSAGSDYLFGEAGSDVFVFNADTAFNGIDNIYGFSLGEGDAIDVTGLLGSAFNPSTDNISDFIKLTYNVHSSDLEVDLDGGANSFVKVAVLHSPEDLSDEQGLLNSGYIIYQESSNTDPSANDDSFSVNEDQQITGNLLTDNGNGADSDSDAHTLFVQARTFINALGANVSVSANGDFSYTPVSDFSGEDSFEYILLDGHGGRSIGTVTVNLSAVNDAPIAQNDNVYGIEDQQLTGNLFADNGNGVDSDAENDTLSLTAGTYSTVQGGSITLYANGDFIYTPLTSFLGTDSYTYTVYDGQGGSDTALLNLNIVEAKYNSYSGTGGDETIYGTAHFDTISGLGGADSLYGYGGDDTYLWSTGHGNDIIYDDGGQGDTLEFGSGIELDDIRMMKSGSNLKLFIGSESIEITNQFLSSNPEYKLETLKFSDNSTFSLSSELTFTGSNTGEYVYGLENANDTIIGNEGSDYLYGYGGNDTYCWSVGDGNDYIYDDGGTDILVFSAGITSDDVALFKSGNSLLVSVGGETITIDNQFYTSGNNYKIEALKFSDNTTIDLLNNITFTGTSAGDYVYGLENSNDILVGQESIDYLYGYSGDDIYSWNVGDGDDYINDYGGSFDVLRFEGDVQIDDVRLIKSGNDLKLHIGSETITISNQFYTSDEEYRVETATFEDGSVSTLDLYNNLTFTGTNTGEYIYGLSNSDETIIGMGGADYLYGDTGNDTYIWNIGDDNDVFNDYGGIDQIAFGAGITVEDVRLWKSGNDLELHIGSEKLNLQYQFQGYDYEIESAVFEDGLALDLLNNLTFTGTSAGEYVYGMAGASDTIIGGEGADYLYGDTGNDTYIWNIGDGNDVFNDYGGVDQIVFGAGITADDVRLWMSGNDLELYVGSEKLILQYQFQSYGYEIESAVFEDDTTIDLMDNLTLSGTSSSEYMYGTSGDDVLYGMEGSDYLYGQGGEDTFAFRAQDVSNGIDTISDFSSSQDSIDVSDILSAYDPINDAITDFVWMVNEGSNTAVYVDTDGQGTNESWTKIASITNVIGLTDEDALVTNGTLLVA encoded by the coding sequence ATGTCGGTTTTTAATTACGCTTTTGATTTTGGCGCAAGATCCGCAGCTCAGGCAATTGCATCGCTCCCAGTAACAGGCGCAGGGACTCTATCCACTCAGGTAAAAATATTTGGCTGGGGGGCAACAACAATTGGTGCAGAAGCACAAGCTGCCGCACATGGAAATAGCCCAGCAGCTGCAGCTCTCGCAGTTCTTGCCGGTGTGGCTATCGTTGCATTGCTGCCAGAAGCGGCAATTGTGGCAGGAGCGGGTACAGTTGCGTCATACGTTCTACCAGCCTTGGGCGGTATCATAACAGAGGCTGCACTTACTTCTATTCTTGCAGGAGTTTTTGAAGTCGGCTTAGCGGGAATATTGGGTACAGTTTTACAGCCTCAAATAGAAAGTATGCTCGAATATGCTTTTCCTCAGGATAATATTGTTCAATTGCTACCACCATATCCTTTAGAGGTTATGGATGGATTTGAGACCGCAGTAACTCAAGGTAGCCCGCTCGTTCTTGACCTTGATGGTAATGGAATTGAACTCGCTGCTCTAAACGGTACAGGTTCGGTATATTGGGATATAGATGTTGATGACTTTGCGGAAGCCTCAGGCTGGATTTCAGGTGGGGACGGTCTACTCGCAATTGACATTAACCAAGACGGAATTATCAATAACCATACTGAATTATTCGGCGATCAAACAGGTAGTGCAAACGGTTTTGCTGCTCTTGCGGCCTATGATTCAAATTCCGATGGATATATTACGAGTGCAGATACTCAATTCAGTGACCTTCTTGTTTGGGTGGATATAAACGCTGATGGCTACAGCCAAGCTGATGAACTTCATACGCTTAATGATCTGAATATCACTTCAATTGATCTTGGGTACTCAAATGTAAATTACCAAATCAGCGGCAATGATATTTTACAAGAAAGTACCTTCACCATTGATGGGCAAACACGAACGATAGTTGATGCATGGTTTGCTTACGACAATGTAAACACCGAATATATTGGTGATTACACGTTGGATGTTCGTACATTGTTTTTGCCAACGCTTCGCGGTTATGGTGAGCTTCCAGACCTCCATATATCAATGAGCCTTGATAACGAGGGAGAAAATAGTCTTCTTTCACTTGTTCAGGAGTTAGCGGTTCAAGATTCAGAAACGATATTCAGTAGCGATTTTAATATCTATAACACCGTCAAGGAAATATTATTTAAGTGGGCTGGCGTTGACGTTGTTGATCCGATCAGTCGTGGGGATTACATCGACGCGCGGAATTTAGAGTTTATTGAAAAGCTTGCCGCAACCAATTATTTACAGCAAGGCATTTTTCCTAATCCGAACATGGCCGCCTCTTCTGTCCTGATGAATGTATGGGATGATGCATATGACGCATTATCAGTACGCTTGCTCATGCAAACGTCAATGGCAGATATTTTTGCCGAAAAACCAACATACAATTTCCTAAGTGATGATTTTGATGGGAGCTATGAAATTGATATCGACAAAATAGAAGATATCGTGGGGGCTAACTCCACAAATCAACTAGAACTTGCTCTCGTATGGAAAAATATCTTCAATTTTATTGACGTTACTCAAGGTTTAGACAACTTAACAAGTTCGGAAGAAACTGCATTAGATACAGCTGTTCAAGCCAGCGATACCAGCAATAGTTTTAACTTTGATTACTTTTATGATGCAGTTACCTCTTCGACATCTGTCGGCACGACAAGTAACGATTATCTCTTTGTAAATGAACAACGTGATAATTTACAAGGTGGGCAAGGTAACGATGTCTTGGTGACTGGTCAGAATTCTCAGCAAGACCTAGCGGGCGGCGAAGGTAATGACACATTTATTGTTACAGATAACTTTGGAAATGGTGTCGGTGCTTCAGTAACGACCATAAGAGAGTATGCCAATGAAGGAACCGACACGATCAAATTCATCAATGGCTTAACGTCCGAGGATATTTTCACGTGGATTGATGGCGATGGCCTAAATATACAATTTGGTGAAGGTGAGAGAAATGAAATCTTATCAGTATATGGCTTTTTAGATACGTCTGGAACAGGTTCTGATATTGGAGAGCGTATAGAGTTAATCGAGTTTGCAGACAGTGTAACTTGGGATATTACGCAAGGCGTATCCCAATATGACAGCGATGAATCCCACCTTTTACACGGAACGAAGTTCGGTGAAACAATGGAAGGCCGTGGTGGAGCTGATGCGCTTTATGGTTGGGACGGTGATGATATTTTAGATGGTGGTACTGGTAACGATTATGTTCTCGGAGGTTCTGGAAATGACCATATCATAGTTAGTGCAGGTTCGGACTACCTATTTGGAGAAGCCGGATCAGATGTATTTGTTTTTAACGCAGACACTGCTTTCAACGGAATTGATAATATTTATGGTTTTAGCTTAGGTGAAGGAGATGCAATTGATGTAACTGGCCTCTTGGGCAGTGCCTTCAATCCGTCAACTGATAACATATCAGATTTCATAAAGCTGACCTACAACGTACATTCGAGTGATCTGGAAGTCGACTTGGACGGCGGTGCAAATAGCTTTGTGAAAGTCGCGGTTCTACATTCACCAGAAGATTTGTCAGATGAACAAGGTCTGCTTAATAGTGGATATATTATTTATCAGGAAAGTAGCAACACTGATCCGAGCGCAAATGACGATAGTTTTAGTGTGAATGAAGACCAACAAATTACAGGTAATCTGTTAACCGACAATGGCAATGGTGCGGATAGTGATAGTGACGCTCACACTCTGTTTGTGCAGGCAAGAACTTTCATCAATGCTCTAGGAGCAAATGTATCCGTATCAGCAAACGGAGATTTCAGCTATACACCTGTGTCAGATTTTAGCGGAGAAGATAGCTTTGAGTATATTCTTCTTGATGGTCATGGTGGTCGTTCCATCGGCACAGTGACAGTAAATTTATCTGCAGTAAATGACGCCCCAATTGCACAAAATGACAATGTTTACGGTATTGAAGATCAGCAATTGACTGGAAATCTCTTTGCGGACAATGGCAATGGTGTAGATAGCGATGCAGAAAATGATACGCTCTCTTTAACCGCCGGAACATACTCTACAGTTCAGGGTGGTTCTATTACACTTTATGCTAATGGCGATTTTATATACACGCCGCTCACTTCTTTTTTGGGAACCGACAGTTATACATACACGGTTTATGATGGTCAGGGCGGGAGCGATACAGCTCTTCTAAATTTAAATATTGTTGAGGCTAAATATAATAGTTACTCGGGGACTGGTGGCGACGAAACCATATATGGTACGGCTCACTTTGACACCATCAGCGGGTTGGGCGGAGCAGATTCACTATACGGTTATGGCGGTGATGACACGTACCTCTGGAGTACAGGACATGGCAATGACATTATTTATGATGATGGAGGTCAAGGAGATACATTAGAGTTCGGTTCCGGTATTGAACTGGACGATATTCGCATGATGAAAAGCGGTAGCAATCTCAAGCTTTTCATAGGAAGTGAATCGATTGAGATTACCAACCAATTTTTGAGTAGCAATCCTGAATACAAATTGGAAACTCTCAAGTTTTCAGACAATAGTACTTTTAGTCTCTCATCCGAACTTACCTTTACTGGTTCAAATACTGGTGAATATGTTTACGGGTTGGAGAACGCAAACGATACGATAATTGGGAATGAGGGTTCTGATTATCTCTACGGTTACGGCGGAAATGATACATATTGCTGGAGCGTCGGAGATGGTAACGACTACATATATGATGATGGCGGTACTGATATATTGGTGTTTTCTGCAGGCATAACATCGGATGATGTGGCGCTATTTAAAAGTGGAAACTCTCTGTTAGTTTCCGTTGGTGGCGAAACTATCACTATCGACAATCAATTTTATACTTCCGGCAATAATTATAAAATTGAAGCCCTTAAGTTCTCAGACAATACAACAATTGATCTTCTCAACAATATCACGTTCACAGGAACAAGCGCCGGAGATTATGTATATGGTCTGGAGAACTCGAATGATATTTTGGTTGGGCAGGAATCTATAGATTACCTATATGGCTATAGTGGCGATGATATATATTCGTGGAACGTTGGTGATGGTGATGATTATATTAATGATTACGGTGGAAGTTTTGATGTACTGAGATTTGAAGGAGATGTTCAAATTGATGACGTGCGTCTCATAAAAAGCGGCAATGATTTAAAGCTGCATATTGGCAGTGAAACAATTACTATTTCCAATCAATTTTATACCAGTGATGAAGAATATAGGGTCGAAACAGCAACCTTTGAAGACGGATCAGTTTCCACTCTTGACCTTTACAATAACCTAACTTTCACTGGAACCAATACCGGAGAGTATATATACGGTCTGAGCAATAGCGATGAGACCATAATCGGTATGGGCGGAGCAGATTACCTATATGGTGATACGGGTAATGATACCTACATCTGGAACATCGGTGATGATAATGATGTATTCAACGATTATGGTGGAATAGACCAAATTGCATTTGGTGCTGGAATCACTGTAGAGGATGTCCGGTTGTGGAAATCGGGTAATGATCTAGAGCTACATATCGGCTCGGAAAAGCTAAATCTACAATATCAATTCCAAGGCTATGACTATGAAATCGAAAGCGCTGTCTTTGAAGATGGATTAGCACTTGATCTATTAAACAATCTCACTTTCACAGGAACAAGCGCGGGCGAGTATGTTTATGGAATGGCAGGCGCATCAGACACGATCATTGGCGGTGAAGGTGCAGATTATCTTTATGGTGATACGGGTAATGATACCTACATCTGGAACATCGGAGATGGAAACGATGTATTCAACGATTATGGTGGAGTAGACCAAATTGTATTTGGTGCTGGAATTACTGCGGATGATGTGCGTTTGTGGATGTCTGGTAATGATTTGGAGCTATACGTTGGTTCGGAAAAACTAATTCTACAATATCAATTCCAAAGCTATGGTTATGAGATTGAGAGTGCCGTCTTTGAGGATGATACGACGATTGACCTTATGGACAACCTCACTTTGAGCGGCACATCTTCAAGCGAATATATGTATGGTACATCCGGAGATGACGTGCTTTACGGAATGGAAGGTAGCGACTATCTCTACGGTCAAGGAGGTGAGGA